One window from the genome of Mastacembelus armatus chromosome 18, fMasArm1.2, whole genome shotgun sequence encodes:
- the LOC113121785 gene encoding uncharacterized protein LOC113121785 — protein MYSVFSPASCIEVSASFSQTKLQTIGGSEHISLIGHSESLLTGQSHTVLSVNSGERLSVLVIQREHLNTMTSAQFVFCLTGLFFGTMAQMTNLQFASLKQDRMFVSVKTGGNVTLQCFYQSDVAARFYWYKQTLGQKPRIISSYYKYDKTVTFHNELNNPRFMLETGNGENHLAITDLSISDSGTYYCASSYLYMFDFAEGTVVSVQGSGLNIPAQVHQSASESIQPGGSVTLDCTVHTGTCDGEHRVYWFKYSGQAHPGLIYTHGGSNDQCERKPETQTHSCVYNLRMNSLNVSDAGTYYCAVASCGHMLFGNGTRLDLEDTKDSHRLVYFLSGTWTFTTILTVLLAFLLCMINRRNSCICTESHTRFSASSTTNAEGCVDNVDNVHYAAVRVKTGSRSRKQRDATEECVYSRVK, from the exons ATGTATAGTGTTTTTAGCCCTGCCAGTTGTATCGAAGTGTCGGCAAGCTTCTCACAAACTAAACTTCAAACTATAGGTGGCAGTGAACATATTTCTTTAATAGGACATTCAGAGTCACTTCTCACTGGCCAATCACACACAGTCTTGTCTGTGAATAGTGGAGAGAGGCTCAGTGTTCTTGTCATTCAGCGTGAACATTTGAACACAATGACATCTGCACAGTTTGTCTTCTGTCTGACAGGTTTGTTCTTCGGGACAATGG CTCAAATGACAAACCTGCAATTCGCATCTCTGAAACAAGACAGAATGTTTGTATCAGTTAAAACTGGGGGGAACgtgactctgcagtgtttctaTCAAAGTGATGTTGCAGCAAGGTTTTACTGGTATAAACAGACTCTGGGACAAAAACCAAGGATCATCTCTAGCTACTATAAATATGACAAAACTGTCACTTTTCATAATGAACTCAACAATCCACGGTTCATGCTGGAGACTGGAAATGGGGAAAATCACTTGGCCATCACAGATCTGAGCATTTCAGACTCAGGTACTTACTACTGTGCCAGTAGCTATTTGTACATGTTTGATTTTGCAGAGGGCACTGTTGTCAGCGTGCAGGGCTCAGGTTTGAACATCCCAGCTCAGGTGCATCAGTCAGCATCTGAGAGCATCCAGCCAGGAGGCTCTGTGACTCTGgactgtacagtacacactgggACCTGTGATGGAGAACACAGGGTTTACTGGTTCAAATACTCTGGACAAGCTCATCCAGGACTCATTTACACCCATGGAGGCAGCAATgatcagtgtgagaggaaacctgAGACACAAACTCACTCCTGTGTCTACAACCTGCGGATGAACAGCCTGAATGTGTCTGATGCTGGGACCTACTACTGTGCTGTTGCCTCATGTGGACACATGCTGTTTGGAAATGGGACCAGACTGGACTTGGAGG ataCAAAAGACTCTCATCGCTTAGTATATTTCTTGAGTGGCACTTGGACTTTCACCACCATCCTGACTGTTTTACTGGCATTCTTATTGTGCATGATAAATAGGAGAAACAGCTGCATATGCACAG AATCTCACACAAGATTTTCAGCTTCGTCTACAACAAATGCAGAG GGGTGTGTGGACAACGTGGATAATGTCCACTATGCTGCTGTAAGGGTAAAGACGGGCAGCAGATCAAGAAAACAGAGAGATGCTACAGAGGAATGTGTGTACTCCAGAGTAAAGTAA
- the LOC113121324 gene encoding uncharacterized protein LOC113121324 produces the protein MTSAQFVFCLTGLFFGTMAQMTNLQFASLKQDRNFVSVKTGGNVTLQCFYQSDVATRFYWYKQTLGQKPRIISSYYKYDKTGSFQNEFNNPRFMLETGNGENHLAITDLSISDSGTYYCASSYSYMFEFAEGTVVSVQGSGLNIPAQVHQSASESIQPGGSVTLGCTVHTGTCDGEHRVYWFKHSGQAHPGLIYTHGGSNDQCERKPETQTHSCVYNLRMNSLNVSDAGTYYCAVASCGHMLFGNGTRLDLEDTKDSHRLVYFLSGALTFTTILTVLLAFLLCMINRRNSCICTESHTRFSASSTTNAEGCVDNVDNVHYAALRVKTGSRSRKQRDATEECVYSGVK, from the exons ATGACATCTGCACAGTTTGTCTTCTGTCTGACAGGTTTGTTCTTCGGGACAATGG CTCAAATGACAAACCTGCAATTCGCATCTCTGAAACAAGACAGAAACTTTGTATCAGTTAAAACTGGGGGGAACgtgactctgcagtgtttctaTCAAAGTGATGTTGCAACAAGGTTTTACTGGTATAAACAGACTCTGGGACAGAAACCAAGGATCATCTCTAGCTACTATAAATATGACAAAACTGgcagttttcaaaatgaattcAACAATCCACGGTTCATGCTGGAGACTGGAAATGGGGAAAATCACTTGGCAATCACAGATCTGAGCATTTCAGACTCAGGTACTTACTACTGTGCCAGTAGCTATTCGTACATGTTTGAATTTGCAGAGGGCACTGTTGTCAGCGTGCAGGGCTCAGGTTTGAACATCCCAGCTCAGGTGCATCAGTCAGCATCTGAGAGCATCCAGCCAGGAGGCTCTGTGACTCTGGgctgtacagtacacactgggACCTGTGATGGAGAACACAGGGTTTACTGGTTCAAACACTCTGGACAAGCTCATCCAGGACTCATTTACACCCATGGAGGCAGCAATgatcagtgtgagaggaaacctgAGACACAAACTCACTCCTGTGTCTACAACCTGCGGATGAACAGCCTGAATGTGTCTGATGCTGGGACCTACTACTGTGCTGTTGCCTCATGTGGACACATGCTGTTTGGAAATGGGACCAGACTGGACTTGGAGG ataCAAAAGATTCTCATCGCTTAGTATATTTCTTGAGTGGCGCTTTGACTTTCACCACCATCCTGACTGTTTTACTGGCATTCTTATTGTGCATGATAAATAGGAGAAACAGCTGCATATGCACAG AATCTCACACAAGATTTTCAGCTTCGTCTACAACAAATGCAGAG GGGTGTGTGGACAACGTGGATAATGTCCACTATGCTGCTTTAAGGGTAAAGACGGGCAGCAGATCAAGAAAACAGAGAGATGCTACAGAGGAATGTGTGTACTCCGGAGTAAAGTAA